The genomic DNA ACAAACTGTATTATCACTCATTAAGACGTGACTACTTGTCTCCTGCAGTTCTGGAGCTGTTATCTCTGCAACCATGCTGGAGCCTGATCGACCCAGACCCATGGGACTGTGACCATgcaacgacagacagacagacagacagacagacagacagacagacagacagacagagagacagagagagagagagagagagagagagagagagagagagagctatagtaAGAGGTGGATGTTTCTAACTCAGCTGCTTTGGAAGTCTCCGACCTTTCTTCTCTAATCTTAAAGTAACAACGCAAACTGAAGAATTCCTAGTGAGAAACGAACATAATAAATGTCGACATCTGTCTCTGTTCTGCTTTGtgatgagagaagaggacagagacagatgctCATCTGTCTCATGTCAGACCCATTCATGTACCGGTGGATGTGTGAAATCATATGATCTGTGTATGTTGTGATTGCCCTACGTCACGAGGGAGGACATCCAGTGAGTGACGTCAGCTGCCTTCAGACATGCAGCACGAGGGGATtaaatacaatgcattcggaaagtattcagaccccttgacttgtgccacattttgttatgatacagccttattctaaaaatgattaaattgttttttccccctcatcaatctacacataataccacaTAATGAGAGAGCAAAAATTGTTGCCCATttatttacaaataaaaaactgaaatcacatttacgtaagtattcagaccctttactcagtactttgttaaagcacctttggcagcgattacagccacaagtcttctttggtattacgctacaggcttggcacacctgtatttggggagtttctaccattcttctctgcagatcctctcaagctctgccaggttggatgggagtgttgctgcacagctattttcaggtctctccagagatgtttgattggtttaattctgtgctctggctgggccaattaaggacagtcagagacccgaagccactccagcgttgtcttggctgtgtgcttagggtcgttgtcctgttggaaggtgaaccttcgcccccagtctgaggtcctgagcgctctgaagcaggttttcatcaaagatctctctgtactttgctctgttcatcattccctcgatcctgactagtctcccagtccctgctgctgaaagtcatccccacagcatgatgctgccaccaccatgcttcaaatcaaatgtatttatatagcccttcgtacatcagctgatatctcaaagtgctgtacagaaacccagcctaaaaccccaaacagcaagcaatgcaggtgtagaagcacggtggctaggaaaaactccatagaaaggccaaaacctaggaagaaacctggagaggaaccaggctatgaggggtggccagtcctcttctgcctgtgccgggtggagattataacagaacatggccaagatgttcaaatgttcataaatgaccagcatggtcaaataataataatcacaggcagaacagttgaaactggagcagcagcacggccaggtggactggggacagcaaggagtcatcatgccaggtagtcctgaggcatggtcctagggctcaggtcctccgagagagagaaagaaagagagaattagagaaagcatacttaaattcacacaggacaccggataagacaggagaaatactccagatataacaaactgaccctagccccccgacacaaactactgcagcataaatattggaggctgagacaggaggggtcaggagacactgtcaggagacactgtggacacagggccaaacaggaaggatataaccccacccactttgccaaagcacagcccccacaccacgagagggacatcttcaaccaccaacttacaatcctgagacaaggcagagtatagcccacaaagatctccgccacggcacaacccaagggggggcgccaacccagacaggaagatcacatcagtgactcaacccactcaagtgacgcacccctcctagggacggcatgaaaaagcaccagtaagccagtgactcagcccctgtaatagggttagaggcagagaatcccagtggaaagaggggaaccggccaggcagagacagcaagggtggttcgttgctccagagcctttccgttcaccttcccactcctgggccagactacactcaatcatatgacccactgaagagatgagtcttcagtaaagacttaaaggctgagaccgagtttgcgtctctcacatgggtaggcagaccattccataaaaatggagctctataggacaaagccctgcctccagctgtttgcttagaaattctaaggACAATTAGGAGTCCTGCGTCttgtgtacgtgtaggtatgtacggcaggaccaaatcagagagataggtaggagcaagcccatgtaatgctttgtcggttagcagtaaaaccttaatcagcccttgccttgacacaCCCCatccactgtagggatggtgccaggtttcgtcCAGACGTgtggcttggcattcaggccaaagagttcaatattggtgtcatgatcagagaatcttgtttctcatggtctgagagtttttaggtgccttttgggaaactccaatcgggctgtcttgtgcctttttactgaggaatggcttccatctggccactaccataaaggtctgatttggtggagtgctccaaagaggaaatctggagctctgtcagagtgaccattgggttcttggtcacctccctgaccaaggcccttctcccccgattgctcagtttggccaggcagccagctctagggagtcttggtggtttcaaacgtcttccatttaagaatggtggaggccactgtgttcttgtggaccttcattgctgcagaCACTTTTtgttacccttctccagatctgtgccttgacacaatcctatctcggaactctacagacaattcctttaacctcatggattggtttttgttctgacatccactgtcaactgtaggaccttctatagacaggtgtgtgcctttccaaatcatgtccaatcaattgaatttaccacaggtggactcccaagttgtagaaacatctcaatgatgaccaatggaaacaggatgcacctgagctcaatttcgagtcctcGTAGCAtcctcgtagcaaagggtctgaatacttatgtaaataaggtatttctgttttctatttttaatacatttgcaaacatttctaaaaacatgtttttcgctttgtcattatggggtattgtgtgtagattatatatttttttctccattttagaataaggcatcAAGGCAATAAGGTatcaaaatgtcaaggggtctgaatactttccgaatgcactgtatatagagagaacATGGACAGTGCATAGTCTGTAGACACATCTAATTGctatgttttcttctgtcttatgTGAAACATGTTTCATTTCAGCAATGGGGAAAATTCAGGGAAATTCACAATCAACCACTGCCTCCCTCTCGATTCAGACCAGGTCAATAACTACAAAAACACATCGCAACACACACCATCATATTCAGGACATCACGGTGACTTCATTGTGCAAGTACTGAATATGTACAACCTCCTAAATTCACTCAGTGCCAAGGTGTTGGAGGATGACCGATTAAAAGAGTAAATTGACAATGGGAGAAGTTTCCCAGATCAAACAAGAAACCACTGAACTCATCACAATATGAACTAAATACTCTTGTCAGAATGAGAAAGTGAAAGTGGGGACAAGCTCACTGCACCGTGGTTTCTCAGAACACGGATGATGTATTGTGACATGGAGATTTTCATAATTTTCCTCACCataatttaaaatacattttgctATCCTCTGTTTCTGTTTGCATTATTCTGTATTGTACCTAAGACTGCATTATAATATTGCTAGAACCAACCTCCCACAGGCTCTTCAATATGACAGTGTAACATGATGTCACTCACTGACGCTGCCTGGGAAGCCCCGTGTTGATAAATTCAATGTAGGTAAATTCCAACAGAAAAAGCTcaggtttttttttgtctttgggCTCAGTCAGACATTTTTATTCTGTAAATTattggaaataagtatttgacttAGAAAATACAATTTTACTATTCGTTTTTTACACATAACAATTCAAATACTCAAAAGTAATTGTTTTGGGctgtattttaaaaaaaaatcaaatacacAGACAAAAGTATTTAAAATATAAGACACTCAAATACGAACTCAGGTCGGCTACATTGTCATGCAGTTCTGTAACAGTAGGCCTAGAAataggttagtagtagtagtttaatcCCTGGTTAGCCTCACACCAAATCAGAAATCACCGATTAATCCACGGATTAGGCGCGCGGCCGCTTTAAGAGTGCTCGTGCCTCTCTAGCCGGTGGCATTTAAACGTTTATAGATTCATCGTAGTGTAGGCGTCACACTAGCTGCATGCGTGCCTTGGCTGGTGCTTCAATTTAGAGTTTACATTCAcagcacacacgcactcacatacACCGAGCCATGGCTTCAGTGAGTGTGGTAGGACCAGGACAACATCGACCGGCTCCCGACCACCAGCTAGTCTTTCATAAACTAAAGGCCGCCGGGAGGAATAAAAGAACGTTACCGTGGAAATCCTCCGTGGAGATCATCCTCGGGAAGAGCTCGGTGACGCGGGAGTGCGGTTCGGTTTCGGCGGTATCAGCAGTCTCAGCATCCCCACTAAACCCGTCCCTGACCCCGGGACAACAAGGAGCCGCAGCCGGGGTAGGAGGGGGGTATCCCGGGGTGAGGCGTGAGGCTCAGCCGGTGCTGGTGCCACGTAgttcagacagagagagcgacagcagCAGCCCTGACTGTGGAGACACTACAGCGGCGAGGGAGAAGGACACTGGTCAAAGCGGACAGAGCGGCAGCGGGAATGACTCAACCCGTGATCGAAGGAGTTCCCTGAAGATCCTTACAAATGTTATGTCAAGCACGTCAGCTAACACACAGATGACAGACGTCAAGTGTGACAGATCAAGCGCGCCAACAAACGGACACATGGGAGCACACTCACATCCGGACCGTCCGGTCAGAAGGCGCGCATCCCACAGCCCCAATGGTCAGACCACCAGGCTGGTGACCAAAGGGGACATCGGGGGACCACCACTGGAGCGGTTGACACAGGGAAGGACCGGGGTCGTTAAACTCGCGCGCACAGAATCCCACCGAAGAGAGGTCTGGTCAATATTTGGCTCCCAGGAGCAGGAGGACGCGCGCGTGCGGTCGGAGACAGGAGAGGGCCACACGTTTGGGACCAGAACCGTGACTCGGGACTGGTGCGACGTCTGTAACCAGCGGATCAGTGTTCAGCAGGCGCTCAAGTGTAAAAGTAAGTAGGGTAGGCTAGCCTCTAGGCTATGACAGTAGAATACAAATAAATTCCCACTTCTGCCAGAGGAAGATTTGCCATCTGTTGCTTTACTACCAGATAATTTGATTAtgatttgatttggatctcttttagtccccattttgactaatcttccaagagtccttaaaaattaaaatacaatttataatacaaacacattttcacatataacacactattacaaacatacatagtATACTGacataatgacccaataaatactcaatctaaaaaatattgattcttcatctactattgtcccacaacatttctatgtattatatttaaattgttttaaaacaatgtttacaTTTATATATTGAAAGATGATAGAGATGGTTTGTGGTTGATTTGCTTTTCTGTTACGTATAGCATAATTGCTTTGACGGGTGTGCTGTGACGTCATGGTTTGGCGTTGAGGCTTGGATATCGACCTCATTCCAAGGTGGAGGCAGCTGGCTCTTGTTGTGACCAGATTAATGTGAAGGGCATTGTCAGGCCAGGACTAGAATAGCAattggtcacactttatttggatagtctggatagcccatctgtagatgctctacagatggtcatactatcaacaaactaggCTACATGTTGATAAACAACTGCTTGCTTTAAGGTTCGGATTAGgaaaagggttaagtttaggataagGGCTAGGGACAGGGATAGTAAATAGTTGAAATGTTATTGagagtctgtagagcatctacatatgtagagagtgagagtgagagaaattgtgtgtgtgtgtgtgtgtgtgtgtgtgtatgagagagcgTGTTAGTGTGACTCTGCCAAGCATTCAGAGCTGCAGCCAGCAGCCTCCTATGGAAACCTCATTATCTTGTCCTCCCAGCCTcatctccctgtccccctctcctcctccagcctccCTCGCCTCTGTGTCACAGCCAGAGTTGCAAGCACAGCTTTTggattgtttattatctatttcgcTTGGTTTGGCGACGTCAACATATTTTCCCCATGCCATTAAAGCCCAATCAagtgagagagatgtagagagagagagagagagacatgatgggAGCGGACAAAGTTCGTTTAGGGAGTTAACAGTGTTTCGTATGTGTGTGCGTAATAATCATGGCCTACTGCAGTGAACGTgtccagtactgttactgtaGGACATCTGCCATTGTCACATCTGTATCTGGACGTGTGACTGCTCTGGAGGGTAGGGGATGGCATGTGTGTGCCCACATTTGatttgtcacgtacacatggttagcagatgttaatgcgagtgtagcgaaatgcttgtgcttctagttccgacaatgcagtagtaaCCCAACGGGTagtctaacctaacaatttcacaacaactaccttagacacacaagtgtaaagggatgaagaatatgtacataaagatatatgaatgagtgatggtacagaacagcataggcaagacgcagtagatggtattgagtacagtatatacatatgagatgagtaatgtagggtatgtaaacattacattaagtggcattgtttaaagtggctagtgatacattttttaccaCAAAttatccattattaaagtggctggagttgagtcagtatgttggcagcagccactcaatgttagtggtggctgtttaacagtctgatggccttgagatagaagctgtttttcagtctctcggtcccagcttcgatgcacctgtactgacctcgccttctggatgatagcggggtgaacaggcagtggctggttgttgcccttgatgatctttatggccttcctgtgacatcgggtggtgtaggtgtcctggagggcaggtagtttgccccggtgatacgttgtgcagacctcactaccctctggagagccttacggttgtgggtggagcagttgccgtaccagacggtgatacagcccgacaggatgctctagattgtgcatctgtaaaagtttgagtgcttttggtgacaagctgcatttcttcagcctcctgaggttgaagaggcgctgctgcgccttcttcaccactctgtctgtgtgggtggaccaattcagtttgtccgtgatgtgtacgccaaggaacttaacttactaccctctccactactgtcccgtcaatgtggataggggggtgctccctctgctgtttcctgaagtccacgatcatctcctttgtttttttgACGATgattgtgaggttattttcctgacaccacactccgagggccctcacctcctccatgtaggccatctcgtcattgttgttaatcaagcctaccactgtagtgtcgtctgcaaacttaatgattgagttggaggcgggcatggccacgcagtcgtgggtgaacagggagtacaggagagggctcagaatgcacctttgtggggccccagtgttgaggatcagcggggtggagatgttgttacctaccctcaccacctggggcccatgccttcatagtgtgtgtgtgttttaacaaGAGGGGTAAACAGACATGGCTCAGGTGTCATCTGCCCTACATTTAGTCTTACTGTAGGCTACTCTATCACAattgttctctcacacacacacaacctcacacacTACTTTCTGCTCTAGATCCACAGTGCAACAACAATCCGCCACTGACTCTTCCATGACCTCCTCCACTCGTTCTCTGTCCTATGAAGGCCCTAAGTAGGCCCTATGTATGTGCTATGTCAGCATGCTCCGATGACATAGTTGGGTTGTCCTACCTGGTgcatagaggagagagcaggtcaTCGATTAGAATGATATAACACACACCTGCACTGCTCTGGGCTGCAGAGGGTTAGACCAAGCAAGCATGTTTGACCTGGCACtttctgtggtgtgtgtgcgtgctgagcTGGCAGTGTGTCAGCAGCACTCTGTCATGGGGAAGCTGTGACTGCAGAGGACTTCGCTATAAATgagggaagagggggggtgggggggggggggggtagcacgAGCGAGCGAGAAGATGAATTGGATGGGATGAAGACTGGAAAGAGGGAAGAGCGGAGCAGAGTGAAAAGATctagaggaagaaaggagaagtGTTGATGAGGAGAAAGGAAATaaaggggagagagcgagggaacagGGCGAGGGCGAGAAAGGATCGTTAGAGTCGAGGACAAaatgggagggaggtagggaggagagggggagaaaagaatagagagagagagggagggaggagggagggagagtaaaagagtggatgagggatagaggaatgagaaaggagaaggggagagagagagagagagcccagtaCTGCAGTGCTCTCTGATTTAATGTGCTATCAGCAGGAGCTCACTGGAGCGAGACCAGAGACACGCTATAGCTACTGATCAACACTCTAGCAACTCTTGAGTGTTATGTGTGGAGTTGTTGACAGTGCTTTATTCTAGATCCATATAGTGCAGTTGTTTATAATCTCCATAACATGCAGGTTATAATCTCATAGAGCAGTTTGGGATAGACACACTAATCCCTCTTTATATattaatcgtgtgtgtgtgtgtgtgtgtgtgtgtgtgtacagtttctTACTTTAACCATCCTTGGTCTTTAACTGAAGCCACACAAAATGCATTATCAATGGACAGGAACAATGGAGAGGGAGGAGTTATTGGCTAGGGAACAAGGGTTGAATGGCGTGTTTGGGGGTATTTGTAGTGGTAATGAACTTGGCCCCTCAAGCTAAAAAAAAGATTATGGCTGGGTCTTTAGGTCAGTGTagttttaaaacacacacacacacacacacacacacacacacacacacacacacacacacacacacacacacacacacacagctaataaCAGGGAACTGTGGCCGAGACTTTCATACCGATAAACAACCATTgttctctcttttctcactcTGTAATTTATCTCAAGTGTTCCGTCTTTGTTGGTATTGTTAAATGTATAGCCTATAGAAATAACCCTCTGTTTACTCCTCTTGGAAGAGCACTTCCTGGGAATCATATGGCCTGCAGCATAATTCTCATCCATAGTTCTGTGTTCCAACAGACTTATGGtataaggtaacgccaagtaatttattCTCCTGAACTTGTTCAAAAGCCACACCATTCATGactagattcagctgaggtcttgaattagggaatgatttgtaccaaatacaatgctcttagttttagtgatgttcaggaccagtttattactagccacccattccaaaacagactgcaactttTTGCCAAGGGTTttagtgacttcattagctgtggttgctgatgcgtatatggttgaataatcagcatacatggacacacacgcTTTGATTAATGTCAGTGGCAAGTCATTGATAAAAATAGAAAAAAGATGAGGGCCTCGAGagctgccctgcagtacaccacactttacatgtttgaaattagagaagcttccatttaACCTTTTCACTAGTGTTCCAAATATTTCTAACGGTCGCCCCAGTGTGAGTTGTTTTAAGCaggtgatgtcagaatgcactcactgttccaaaatgtgattgttacgcaacacAACTGTTCATTATTTTCCAACAAGTTGTATTTTCTAACAGTTGGAATTGTGGTGTGTTTCACCTCATTAATTCACAGAGAAGgagcccatttcactgttgccaatttgtttgaggctttactgagctgGACAAACGTCTCTCTTTGATGGGAGTCCAAGCACTTCCCAGTGTTTCCGCAGATCAAGTACGCAGACATTTGCACAGTCTTGCACAAACCTTTTCCCCCTGGCACATTTTTTGGTTAGCGCTCgcattgccttcattgttgttttccttacttTGTCAAAAATTATTATTTGTACGTTCCTTATTTTCTGCATAATGtgtttactgttttattcacatgttttcaagtactggtggCAAATCATGCATTCCAATTATTGAATAGATTGCAATGGACacctatgatgtgtgtaaaatacttttttgaaggttgtactgattatgatgagctaatgctaagctatttgccagctatgtgtggcgccatgtttgttgacataatACAATGTattctgggtgtcacgtaaaTGTCTGTTAGActaaagatgttataacaaaatgaaatgaaggaatggttcactcatctttcTAGTAGTGAATGATTGTGGACGACAGACCCCTTCAACAtgcaaacagaccaaactcatcttgtctttAGTTATCTTTGGTTGGCGCTCACGAACTACCCATCGTCGGATTACTTTTGATTTGTAGAAAGTGTTTTCTATatatgttatatccttgtatagCTACAGTGGcatgcgaaagtattcagaccccatggcatttttcctattttgttgccttacaacctggaattaaaatatatatttttgggggggttgcataatttgatttacacaacatgcttacttactttgaagatgcaaaatatgttttttattgtgaaacaaacaagaaatacgtttaaaaaaaaataatttgagcatgcataactattcaccaccccaagtcaatactttgtagggccacattttgcagcaattatacttgcatgtctcttggggtatgtctctataagcttgacacatctagccactgggatttttgcccattcttcaaggcagaactgctccagctccttaaagttggatgggttccgctggtgtacagcaatctttaagtcatacgacagattctcaattggattgaggtctgtgctttgactaggccattccaagacatttacatgtttcctcttaaaccactcaagtgttgctttagcagtatgcataGCAGtatgtcattgtcctgctggaaggtgaacctccgtcccagtctcaaatctctggaagactgaaacaggtttccgtCTA from Oncorhynchus clarkii lewisi isolate Uvic-CL-2024 chromosome 7, UVic_Ocla_1.0, whole genome shotgun sequence includes the following:
- the LOC139413332 gene encoding ras association domain-containing protein 5-like, whose product is MASVSVVGPGQHRPAPDHQLVFHKLKAAGRNKRTLPWKSSVEIILGKSSVTRECGSVSAVSAVSASPLNPSLTPGQQGAAAGVGGGYPGVRREAQPVLVPRSSDRESDSSSPDCGDTTAAREKDTGQSGQSGSGNDSTRDRRSSLKILTNVMSSTSANTQMTDVKCDRSSAPTNGHMGAHSHPDRPVRRRASHSPNGQTTRLVTKGDIGGPPLERLTQGRTGVVKLARTESHRREVWSIFGSQEQEDARVRSETGEGHTFGTRTVTRDWCDVCNQRISVQQALKCKNCNYTCHQECGGRVQLDCNQRDSNPRERTSPRRHCSTPPQYKQKEVEEERGPKALSEEELRAKIEDYNSTVSENGMKLGADGLYTGFIKVHLRLSRPVTVLAVERTGLDGQAERRPMTVSEGQEGAGAEFSEKRTSFYLPSDCVKQIHISSTTTVREVIQGLLKKFMVQDNPRKFALYRQTHRDGQDLFQKLPLVECPLALRLVVGPDPELLSFVLKENETGEVEWHAFSVPELQNFLVILEKEEAERVRLVEQRFAVYRQSLQKALREDQP